A window of the Planococcus citri chromosome 4, ihPlaCitr1.1, whole genome shotgun sequence genome harbors these coding sequences:
- the bbc gene encoding cholinephosphotransferase 1, which translates to MSIIKKKILNHRQLKMLGDHKYYAVDSSLMDPYLQPYWNFVVKLIPMWIAPNLITLAGLIVNIVTTLFVMWYSPDCLSEVPSWSHIFCALGLFIYQTLDAIDGKQARRTGTSSPLGELFDHGCDSLSSIFVVMSVCITLKLGDYPRFLFFFYFCGITAFYCSHWQTYVSGTFRFGKVDVTEAQVTIIFAHILTSICGEQLWSRRIFDLIELRFIVCLGAMLGCFVMMYNVFGIILSGGSGKNGSTVAGTSVLSPGIPLVSVIIAGYVISQKSVTMMYENHPVLFIVTFGVIAAKVTNKLVVAHMTRSEMELFDSSMLGAIALFLNQYFNCVVSEYIVLWFALVWALYDLLCYCCRVCVEICQFLHIRLFSISNSIKVQSQSSSANLMQYSNSNNISQNDSKVQSNGQKFRRKKL; encoded by the exons ATGTCtatcatcaagaaaaaaatcctgAATCACCGCCAGTTGAAGATGCTGGGTGATCATAAGTATTATGCCGTTGATAGCAGTCTCATGGATCCGTATCTTCAGCCGTACTGGAATTTCGTTGTAAAATTGATACCGATGTGGATAGCTCCTAATTTAATTACATTAGCCGGTTTAATCGTTAATATTGTGACTACGCTGTTTGTAATGTGGTACAGTCCAGATTGCTTATCAGAG gTGCCGTCTTGGTCACATATATTCTGCGCTCTAGGTCTATTTATTTATCAAACACTTGACGCTATTGACGGTAAACAAGCACGCAGAACTGGAACATCGTCTCCACTCGGAGAATTATTTGATCATGGCTGTGATTCATTATCTTCAA TTTTCGTCGTAATGTCAGTTTGCATAACGTTGAAGTTGGGAGATTATCCTAgatttctgttctttttttatttttgtggaaTAACCGCGTTTTACTGTTCACACTGGCAAACATATGTATCGG gTACATTTAGATTTGGTAAAGTTGACGTAACGGAAGCACAAGTCACCATAatttttgctcacattttgaCTTCAATTTGCGGCGAACAATTGTGGAGTAGAAGG ataTTCGATTTAATCGAATTACGTTTCATCGTTTGTCTCGGAGCTATGCTAGGATGCTTCGTTATGATGTACAATGTATTCGGCATTATACTTTCAGGCGGCAGTGGCAAAAATGGATCCACTGTGGCG GGTACTAGCGTCCTGTCACCAGGAATACCTTTAGTCAGCGTTATTATCGCAGGATACGTAATTTCGCAAAAAAGTGTTACGATGATGTATGAAAATCATCCAGTACTTTTCATCGTCACATTCGGTGTAATTGCCGCAAAAGTTACTAATAAATTAGTG GTAGCACATATGACGCGAAGTGAGATGGAATTATTCGATTCTAGTATGCTGGGAGCGATAGCGTTATTTTTAAATCAGTATTTTAATTGTGTAGTATCCGAGTACATCGTACTGTGGTTTGCCTTA GTTTGGGCGCTGTACGATTTGTTATGTTACTGTTGTCGAGTATGCGTTGAAATATGCCAGTTTCTGCATATAAGACTATTCAGTATTTCGAACTCAATCAAAGTGCAGAGCCAATCATCGTCGGCCAATTTGATgcaatattcaaattcaaataatattAGTCAGAATGATTCTAAAGTACAATCGAACGGTCAAAAATtccgcagaaaaaaattatga
- the LOC135844740 gene encoding voltage-dependent anion-selective channel-like: MSSNVSPPPFYDDLGRSAKELFSKGYYDNTLALDMKFKAATIGNSCFGFSSFKLDSKKGVGIGTSQTAMGFPKVGLSITKTWKATNTHSAEVKCDGVGVFKGAALTVDHTTDDDLKVKMAYKNNRLALNTDLDFLKSARPQLISGSGVFQFCDGGIIGLKSKFDMNDFKLKNTNFAVGYNTKEYVFNLNMSDENSYSSHIYRKVNPFLETGVELEWSSINTDTKFGFGCKYAWTNRDTTVRAKVNSSNQIGLSLTGKLIDGVTITSSALINCQNFNQGGYKFGAGIELEV, translated from the exons ATGTCATCTAACGTGTCGCCGCCGCCATTCTACGACGATTTGGGTAGAAGCGCGAAGGAATTGTTCAGCAAAGGATATTATGATAATACATTGGCATTAGATATGAAATTCAAAGCTGCCACGATTGGCAACTCGTGCTTCGGATTTTCTAGTTTCAAGCTCGACAGCAAAAAAGGTGTTGGAATTGGAACGTCTCAGACTGCGATGGGATTCCCAAAAGTCG GTCTCAGTATTACGAAAACATGGAAGGCCACTAATACGCATTCTGCTGAAGTAAAGTGCGATGGTGTAGGTGTATTCAAAGGTGCTGCATTAACTGTGGATCATACTAC CGATGACGATCTGAAAGTAAAAATGGCATACAAAAACAATCGTCTAGCCTTGAACactgatttggattttttaaaatcagctaGACCTCAGCTTATTTCGGGTTCCggagtttttcagttttgtgaCG GTGGCATCATCGGTTTAAAGTCGAAGTTCGATATGAACGATTTCAAACTGAAGAATACCAACTTCGCTGTAGGATACAATACTAAAGAATACGTTTTTAACTTGAACAt GAGCGATGAAAATTCATACAGCAGTCACATTTATCGAAAAGTGAATCCATTCCTCGAAACTGGTGTTGAATTGGAATGGTCGTCGATAAACACAGATACTAAATTTGGATTCGGTTGTAAATACGCTTGGACGAATCGTGACACAACTGTTCGAGCTAAAGTGAATAGTTCTAATCAAATTGGTCTCAGTTTGACCGGTAAACTTATAGATG GTGTTACCATTACGTCATCGGCTCTGAtcaattgccaaaatttcaatcaaggtGGATATAAATTTGGCGCGGGTATTGAATTAGAGGTATAA